One genomic window of Scylla paramamosain isolate STU-SP2022 chromosome 20, ASM3559412v1, whole genome shotgun sequence includes the following:
- the LOC135110521 gene encoding uncharacterized protein LOC135110521 isoform X1, with product MMNVQISLALLLAAWAVVGGAWASSGNKKVSCDSCGSECQSACGTKNFRACCFNFLRRRRSYSLPVRRSQGAGTAAEWKALRGALMSPAAASRGLPLAQFFETVETDPAPQPPKRYRDPSSLASVLTSLLQESSMDEEDEDEMLELEGEGGGEGIPEAGTDDATLSRLVAFALRQPPPPPRSGLNHLYPAHSPPPPPPAGDVGK from the exons ATGATGAACGTGCAAATCTCTCTCGCTCTGCTCCTGG CAGCGTGGGCGGTGGTGGGCGGGGCGTGGGCGTCCAGCGGCAACAAGAAGGTGTCGTGTGACTCGTGCGGCTCCGAGTGCCAATCGGCGTGTGGCACCAAAAACTTCAGGGCGTGCTGTTTCAACTTCCTGAGGCGCCGTCGTTCCTACTCACTGCCCGtgcg CAGAAGCCAAGGTGCCGGGACAGCTGCTGAGTGGAAGGCGCTACGTGGAGCCCTAAtgtcaccagcagcagcatccaGGGGACTTCCTCTCGCTCAGTTCTTCGAGACGGTGGAGACAGATCCCGCCCCTCAGCCGCCCAAGCGCTACAGGGATCCCAGCAGCCTCGCCTCCGTGCTCACCTCCCTTCTGCAGGAATCGAGCATggacgaagaggacgaggacgagatgCTGGAGctggagggtgaaggaggcggtgaagggatTCCCGAAGCAGGTACTGACGATGCTACGCTGTCCCGCTTGGTAGCATTTGCCCTCCGCcagccgcctccaccaccacgctCAGGCCTCAACCACCTCTACCCTGCGcactcaccacctcctcctcctcctgcaggcgaCGTGGGGAAGTAA
- the LOC135110521 gene encoding uncharacterized protein LOC135110521 isoform X2 has translation MMNVQISLALLLAWAVVGGAWASSGNKKVSCDSCGSECQSACGTKNFRACCFNFLRRRRSYSLPVRRSQGAGTAAEWKALRGALMSPAAASRGLPLAQFFETVETDPAPQPPKRYRDPSSLASVLTSLLQESSMDEEDEDEMLELEGEGGGEGIPEAGTDDATLSRLVAFALRQPPPPPRSGLNHLYPAHSPPPPPPAGDVGK, from the exons ATGATGAACGTGCAAATCTCTCTCGCTCTGCTCCTGG CGTGGGCGGTGGTGGGCGGGGCGTGGGCGTCCAGCGGCAACAAGAAGGTGTCGTGTGACTCGTGCGGCTCCGAGTGCCAATCGGCGTGTGGCACCAAAAACTTCAGGGCGTGCTGTTTCAACTTCCTGAGGCGCCGTCGTTCCTACTCACTGCCCGtgcg CAGAAGCCAAGGTGCCGGGACAGCTGCTGAGTGGAAGGCGCTACGTGGAGCCCTAAtgtcaccagcagcagcatccaGGGGACTTCCTCTCGCTCAGTTCTTCGAGACGGTGGAGACAGATCCCGCCCCTCAGCCGCCCAAGCGCTACAGGGATCCCAGCAGCCTCGCCTCCGTGCTCACCTCCCTTCTGCAGGAATCGAGCATggacgaagaggacgaggacgagatgCTGGAGctggagggtgaaggaggcggtgaagggatTCCCGAAGCAGGTACTGACGATGCTACGCTGTCCCGCTTGGTAGCATTTGCCCTCCGCcagccgcctccaccaccacgctCAGGCCTCAACCACCTCTACCCTGCGcactcaccacctcctcctcctcctgcaggcgaCGTGGGGAAGTAA